A genomic window from Rhizobium sp. EC-SD404 includes:
- a CDS encoding glutathione binding-like protein → MPGTCALGIHIALEWAGIPFEAIRLKRSDLASDRYLSINPMGVVPTLRFDGEALTEASAILLALARSFPILGPEKAATERARFEFERTIIFIGGTLHPHFWPWFVPSRYGARGSDEETRVKIAAEALIAKDFAFLDERLASRPFLTGERKSAADAYLLPMARWGLSHERATTSYPNFARWLARMAADPGVRAAMTAHNLPSLTLPK, encoded by the coding sequence ATGCCCGGCACCTGTGCACTGGGCATTCACATTGCGCTTGAATGGGCTGGAATACCGTTCGAAGCGATCCGTCTCAAGCGCTCCGACCTCGCTTCAGACCGATACCTTTCCATCAATCCGATGGGGGTTGTGCCGACACTACGGTTCGACGGTGAGGCGCTGACTGAGGCGTCGGCGATACTCCTCGCGCTGGCGCGAAGTTTTCCCATTCTTGGGCCCGAAAAAGCTGCGACCGAAAGAGCGCGCTTCGAATTCGAACGAACGATTATCTTCATTGGCGGTACGCTGCATCCCCACTTCTGGCCGTGGTTCGTACCCTCACGCTATGGTGCGCGAGGTAGCGACGAAGAGACCCGGGTCAAAATCGCGGCCGAAGCGCTGATCGCCAAGGACTTCGCCTTCCTTGATGAGAGGCTGGCGTCGCGACCCTTCCTCACCGGCGAAAGGAAGAGCGCCGCCGACGCCTATCTCCTGCCCATGGCACGCTGGGGACTGAGCCATGAGCGCGCGACCACTTCCTATCCGAACTTTGCGCGTTGGCTGGCCCGAATGGCGGCCGATCCGGGCGTGCGGGCGGCGATGACCGCACATAATCTTCCCAGCCTCACCTTACCCAAATGA
- a CDS encoding antibiotic biosynthesis monooxygenase family protein yields the protein MTTYNDLSRNQMTDGPVRGEITGDCQKVNHDASESARRRFLKFASLGSMGAYSLLGARTASAQVNGGAEQNAEMAIVAGGNFLVINMFRPQAADQDKLVEFLKKGIGEEMAAQPGFLSAAIHKSTDSAHVLVYAYWTDEAALKAAGSVVQAGEAPNMLRAFELGAPEYHPYIVTDVIGPKR from the coding sequence ATGACCACATACAACGATCTCTCACGAAATCAGATGACTGACGGGCCAGTTCGGGGTGAGATCACCGGCGACTGTCAGAAAGTAAATCATGACGCCTCTGAAAGCGCGCGACGGCGGTTCCTGAAGTTTGCGAGCCTCGGCTCGATGGGCGCATACAGTCTCCTCGGAGCAAGGACGGCTTCTGCGCAAGTGAACGGAGGTGCGGAACAAAACGCCGAAATGGCCATCGTTGCTGGAGGGAATTTTCTCGTTATCAACATGTTCAGGCCTCAAGCCGCCGATCAAGATAAACTCGTCGAATTTCTGAAAAAGGGCATTGGCGAGGAGATGGCGGCGCAGCCCGGTTTCCTGTCGGCCGCCATCCACAAGAGCACGGACAGCGCCCACGTCCTCGTCTACGCCTATTGGACAGACGAAGCCGCTCTGAAGGCAGCGGGGTCCGTCGTTCAGGCCGGCGAGGCACCGAATATGCTTCGCGCATTCGAACTCGGGGCACCGGAATATCATCCATATATCGTTACCGACGTGATCGGTCCGAAGCGATGA
- a CDS encoding SDR family NAD(P)-dependent oxidoreductase, producing the protein MDINGVAAIVTGGASGLGAATARALAKAGAKVALVDHNEAGAIKVADEIGGIGIGCDVSSAEQAEDAVKRAEEAHGPARILVNCAGIAPAKKVLSKSGVMPLDEFRKAIEVNLIGTFNFLRLVAERAANLDPVSESGERGVIINTASVAAYEGQIGQTAYAASKGGVKALTLPAAREFAQIGIRVCCIAPGIFETPMLLGLPEPAQKSLGASVPFPSRLGKPDEYAKLVLAILDNEMLNGETIRLDGALRMAPK; encoded by the coding sequence ATGGACATCAATGGAGTAGCGGCAATCGTCACGGGTGGCGCGTCCGGGCTCGGTGCGGCAACGGCGCGGGCACTGGCGAAAGCAGGCGCCAAGGTGGCCCTCGTCGATCATAACGAAGCGGGCGCCATAAAGGTCGCCGACGAAATTGGCGGCATCGGCATCGGCTGCGACGTCTCCAGCGCCGAGCAGGCCGAAGACGCAGTGAAACGCGCGGAAGAAGCCCATGGCCCGGCCCGCATCCTCGTCAACTGCGCCGGCATTGCCCCTGCCAAGAAAGTTCTGTCGAAGTCGGGCGTCATGCCGCTCGACGAGTTCCGCAAGGCCATCGAGGTCAATCTGATCGGCACGTTCAACTTCCTGCGCCTCGTGGCGGAGCGCGCGGCCAATCTAGATCCGGTTTCCGAAAGCGGCGAGCGCGGCGTGATCATCAACACCGCTTCCGTCGCCGCCTATGAAGGCCAGATCGGCCAGACGGCTTATGCCGCATCGAAGGGTGGCGTGAAGGCGCTGACGCTGCCGGCCGCACGCGAGTTCGCGCAGATCGGCATTCGCGTCTGCTGCATTGCGCCGGGCATCTTCGAAACGCCGATGCTGCTCGGCTTGCCAGAGCCGGCGCAAAAGAGCCTCGGCGCCTCGGTGCCCTTCCCGTCCCGCCTCGGCAAGCCGGACGAATACGCCAAGCTCGTGCTCGCTATTCTCGACAACGAGATGCTGAACGGCGAGACGATACGCCTCGACGGCGCGCTGCGCATGGCGCCGAAGTAA
- a CDS encoding lytic transglycosylase domain-containing protein has protein sequence MSIVPSCLRALLLALLVAAAPVMVAKAAELSAEHDAIEEARCGWRHAVALPGRLPADICIRSDHFAEDICRTIEGLSAGHDLPAGFFARLIWQESRFDPNAVSPAGAQGIAQFIPSTARLRALSDPFNPAEALARSAHYLAEMKERFGSLGFAAIGYNAGEERARRFLAGDTFMPGETRAYVHIITGRGVEQWRDDPPTDLDFALATDVPFTQACLELAKNSRMSEMRMAAGDWKPWGVQLGSDFSRANAERIFARVQSRTPALAGETPIFVAERNRSFGSRSRTAVRVGRDTREESQALCADIRRAGGFCLVVRN, from the coding sequence ATGAGCATTGTGCCTTCCTGTCTGCGCGCCTTGCTGCTGGCGCTTCTCGTGGCGGCAGCACCGGTCATGGTCGCAAAGGCGGCCGAACTGTCCGCCGAACATGATGCGATCGAAGAAGCCCGCTGCGGCTGGCGCCATGCCGTGGCACTGCCCGGCCGCCTGCCGGCCGATATCTGCATCCGTTCCGATCATTTCGCCGAAGACATCTGCCGGACGATCGAGGGACTGTCCGCAGGCCATGATCTGCCGGCCGGCTTCTTCGCGCGGCTGATCTGGCAGGAAAGCCGCTTCGATCCGAATGCGGTGAGCCCCGCCGGCGCGCAAGGTATCGCGCAGTTCATCCCGTCGACGGCGCGGCTCAGGGCACTCTCGGATCCCTTCAACCCGGCGGAGGCCCTTGCCCGGTCGGCCCATTATCTCGCCGAGATGAAGGAGCGATTCGGCAGCCTCGGCTTCGCCGCGATCGGCTACAATGCAGGCGAGGAGCGCGCCCGACGCTTTCTGGCGGGTGACACTTTCATGCCGGGCGAAACGCGCGCCTATGTCCACATCATTACCGGGCGCGGCGTCGAGCAGTGGCGCGACGATCCACCGACGGATCTCGATTTCGCGCTCGCCACCGATGTGCCGTTTACCCAAGCCTGCCTGGAGCTCGCGAAGAACAGCCGCATGAGCGAGATGCGGATGGCTGCGGGAGACTGGAAGCCGTGGGGCGTTCAGCTGGGATCGGATTTCTCGCGCGCGAATGCCGAGCGCATCTTTGCCCGCGTCCAGTCGCGCACCCCGGCGCTCGCCGGCGAAACGCCCATTTTCGTGGCCGAGCGCAACCGCAGTTTCGGCAGCCGGAGCCGCACCGCCGTGCGCGTCGGCCGCGACACGCGCGAAGAAAGCCAGGCGCTGTGTGCCGACATAAGGCGAGCCGGTGGCTTCTGCTTGGTCGTGCGCAACTGA
- a CDS encoding SDR family oxidoreductase, whose product MAYLEDLFTVKDKTALVTGGATGIGRMAATALVQGGAHVYIASRKGADCEAVAEELNGLDAPGRAEGFAGDVGSEEGVKALVAELAQRTDRLNILVNNAGISWGEPLETFPHAAWQKVMNVNVAGLFTLTRDLLPLLDKAASDADPARVINLGSVMGTVPLADGAYSYSAAKAAVHHLTRILANEFAARRITVNAFAPGPFQSKMTAFATGTDEKADIVGRGVPLGRIGSPDDIAGATLYLCSKAGAYISGAILPLDGGMSAHDSNRLFKDFQ is encoded by the coding sequence ATGGCCTATCTGGAGGACCTCTTTACGGTCAAGGACAAGACGGCGCTCGTGACGGGCGGTGCCACCGGCATCGGACGCATGGCTGCGACGGCGCTCGTCCAGGGCGGCGCGCATGTCTACATCGCTTCGCGCAAGGGCGCGGACTGCGAAGCGGTCGCGGAAGAGCTCAATGGCCTCGACGCGCCCGGACGGGCTGAAGGCTTTGCCGGCGATGTCGGCAGCGAGGAGGGCGTGAAGGCGCTTGTAGCGGAACTGGCGCAGCGCACCGACCGCCTGAACATCCTCGTCAACAATGCCGGTATTTCCTGGGGCGAGCCGCTCGAGACCTTTCCTCATGCCGCTTGGCAGAAAGTCATGAACGTCAATGTCGCGGGTCTTTTCACGTTGACGCGCGACCTCCTGCCGCTGCTCGACAAGGCCGCAAGCGATGCGGACCCGGCGCGCGTCATCAATCTCGGCTCGGTTATGGGCACTGTGCCGCTTGCCGATGGCGCCTATTCCTATTCGGCTGCGAAGGCCGCGGTGCATCATTTGACGCGTATTCTGGCCAATGAGTTTGCGGCACGCCGCATCACCGTCAACGCCTTCGCGCCTGGACCTTTCCAAAGCAAGATGACGGCGTTTGCCACCGGCACGGACGAGAAGGCCGATATCGTCGGTCGCGGCGTGCCACTCGGGCGCATCGGATCCCCGGACGATATCGCCGGCGCCACGCTCTATCTCTGCTCAAAGGCCGGCGCCTATATTTCGGGCGCGATCCTGCCGCTGGATGGCGGCATGTCCGCGCATGACAGCAACCGCCTATTCAAGGATTTTCAGTGA
- a CDS encoding LysR family transcriptional regulator, whose product MTHSKSDPTVRLRVVLGPDVAFGPGKADLLDGIRETGSIAAAGRRMGMSYKRAWTLIETLNRNFADPLVETSKGGSERGGAVLTEAGVAALALYRQMEARAVAESVGEVKQLKAMLSDMSERK is encoded by the coding sequence ATGACCCATTCGAAGAGCGACCCGACCGTCAGGCTGCGCGTCGTGCTCGGCCCCGATGTCGCGTTCGGGCCCGGCAAGGCGGACCTGCTCGACGGGATCCGCGAGACCGGTTCGATCGCAGCTGCGGGCCGGCGCATGGGCATGAGCTACAAGCGCGCCTGGACGTTGATCGAAACGCTGAACCGGAACTTCGCAGACCCGCTTGTCGAAACCTCCAAAGGCGGCTCCGAGCGCGGCGGCGCGGTGCTGACCGAGGCGGGGGTGGCGGCACTTGCGCTCTACCGGCAGATGGAGGCGCGCGCCGTCGCCGAAAGCGTGGGAGAGGTCAAGCAACTGAAGGCGATGCTTTCCGATATGTCCGAACGGAAATAA
- a CDS encoding D-alanyl-D-alanine carboxypeptidase family protein has protein sequence MQTINSFASTALRRFLALAFAAVLLAGCTSTTLQVSTPVAPPPLSEKYAAIVVDAHSGQVLYQYGADTPRHPASLTKMMTLYVLFEGLRDRRFAETTPIPVSAYAASRPPTKIGFRAGEALSVEEAILSLVVKSANDVATAVAEYLGGTEAGFAAVMNAKARQLGMASTIFRNPHGLPDSAQITTARDMAVLSLALRRDFPQYYRYFGNKDFVYRGTTIRGHNELVGAMPGVDGLKTGYIRASGFNLATSAQAGGRSVVAVVLGGDTAKARNEHMRQLLEIYMPLASRAR, from the coding sequence TTGCAGACCATCAATTCCTTCGCGTCGACCGCCTTGCGGCGCTTCCTCGCGCTTGCCTTTGCTGCCGTACTTCTTGCGGGATGTACCAGCACGACCCTTCAGGTGTCCACGCCGGTCGCCCCGCCGCCGCTGTCGGAGAAATACGCCGCGATCGTCGTCGATGCGCATTCGGGACAGGTGCTCTACCAATATGGCGCCGATACGCCGCGTCATCCCGCTTCGCTGACGAAGATGATGACGCTCTATGTCCTGTTCGAAGGTCTGCGCGACCGTCGTTTCGCCGAAACCACGCCGATCCCGGTTTCGGCTTACGCCGCTTCGCGTCCGCCGACAAAAATAGGCTTCAGGGCGGGAGAAGCGCTCTCCGTCGAGGAGGCGATCCTCTCGCTCGTCGTCAAGTCGGCCAATGACGTCGCCACTGCCGTCGCGGAATATCTCGGTGGTACCGAAGCGGGCTTTGCCGCCGTCATGAACGCCAAGGCCCGCCAGCTCGGCATGGCAAGCACCATCTTTCGCAATCCGCATGGGCTGCCGGACAGCGCGCAGATCACGACAGCGCGGGACATGGCGGTGCTCTCGCTCGCGCTTCGCCGCGACTTTCCCCAATATTACCGCTATTTCGGCAACAAGGACTTCGTCTATCGCGGTACGACAATCCGCGGCCACAACGAACTGGTCGGTGCGATGCCCGGCGTCGACGGCCTGAAGACCGGGTATATCCGCGCATCGGGCTTCAACCTCGCGACCTCGGCCCAGGCCGGTGGCCGCAGCGTCGTCGCCGTCGTGCTCGGCGGCGATACGGCCAAAGCGCGTAACGAACATATGCGCCAACTCCTGGAAATCTACATGCCGCTCGCGTCGCGCGCCCGATGA
- the modC gene encoding molybdenum ABC transporter ATP-binding protein — MMVMLDIAIARRFGAFDLQVEEAIPLTGITALFGHSGCGKSTLLRILSGLDREATGHVRFDQDVWQQTSTRQFVPTERRGVGYVFQDARLFAHLSVRGNLAFADRRSRKISDKPTFDDVVDALDLVPLLDRSVTALSGGERQRVAIARTLLSRPRLLLLDEPLAALDGGRKAEILPHIASLPRRFSIPIIYVTHAVEEVGQLADRMIVLSGGRVAAKGPVEDVLSRIDLGPLTGRFEAGVTLTAQIVGHNAEWVMTKLDHRGQMLLVPRIDGVIGQMVKVRLRARDVALATERPSGLSIRNVLSGTVRQIAAEAETAYAEVLVDVAGVGVRARVTRMAVAELELAEGRPVFVLVKSIAIERPAQTHRQDGA, encoded by the coding sequence ATGATGGTGATGCTCGACATAGCCATCGCGCGCCGCTTCGGCGCCTTCGATCTCCAGGTGGAAGAAGCGATCCCGCTGACCGGCATCACGGCGCTTTTCGGCCATTCCGGCTGCGGCAAGAGCACGCTTCTGCGCATCCTCTCTGGGCTCGACCGCGAGGCAACCGGCCATGTGCGCTTCGACCAGGACGTTTGGCAACAAACATCGACGCGGCAATTCGTGCCGACCGAACGGCGCGGCGTCGGCTATGTGTTCCAGGATGCGCGGCTCTTCGCACATCTCTCGGTAAGAGGAAATCTTGCTTTTGCCGACCGCCGCTCGCGCAAGATCAGTGATAAGCCGACCTTCGACGATGTCGTCGATGCGCTTGATCTCGTGCCGCTGCTCGACCGATCCGTCACGGCGCTTTCCGGCGGCGAACGACAGCGCGTCGCCATCGCCCGAACCCTGCTTTCGCGGCCGCGTCTGCTGCTGCTTGACGAACCGCTGGCCGCGCTGGATGGCGGGCGCAAAGCCGAAATCCTGCCGCATATCGCAAGCCTGCCGCGCAGGTTTTCGATCCCGATCATCTACGTCACGCATGCGGTGGAGGAGGTGGGACAGCTCGCCGACCGAATGATCGTGCTTTCGGGCGGCCGCGTCGCCGCCAAGGGGCCGGTCGAGGACGTGCTGTCACGCATCGACCTCGGGCCGCTGACAGGGCGTTTCGAGGCGGGCGTGACGCTGACTGCTCAGATCGTCGGTCATAATGCCGAGTGGGTGATGACCAAGCTCGATCATCGCGGCCAGATGCTGCTCGTGCCGCGCATCGACGGCGTGATCGGTCAGATGGTGAAGGTCAGGTTGCGCGCCCGCGACGTTGCGCTGGCCACGGAGCGGCCGAGCGGGCTTTCCATCCGCAACGTTCTTTCCGGCACTGTGCGCCAGATCGCGGCGGAGGCCGAAACGGCCTATGCGGAAGTGCTGGTGGATGTCGCGGGTGTCGGTGTTCGCGCCCGTGTCACGCGCATGGCCGTTGCCGAACTGGAGCTTGCCGAAGGCAGGCCGGTCTTCGTTCTCGTCAAGTCGATCGCGATCGAACGTCCGGCCCAGACCCACCGCCAGGATGGTGCCTGA
- a CDS encoding isochorismatase family protein, translating into MRNPFTADDAAMLLIDHQVGTAKLARNIDHAHLLANARALARTAAETGMPLVLTTSQEDRFQGPLFDDLQQIAPDAHAARVERPGVVDAWTYAPFKDAVVATGRKRLIMAGLTNDVCTVYPAISAIEDGYEVQVVVDAGGSPTQEADDIAVARMRQAGVTITSTNQVMAELATDWASPTGQAIQGIMYEEILKPLVEG; encoded by the coding sequence ATGAGAAATCCATTTACCGCTGACGACGCCGCGATGCTCCTGATCGATCATCAGGTCGGCACAGCGAAACTCGCCCGCAATATCGACCACGCGCACCTGCTGGCCAACGCCCGTGCCCTTGCACGAACCGCAGCCGAAACGGGTATGCCGCTGGTCCTGACGACCAGCCAGGAAGATCGTTTCCAGGGGCCACTGTTCGACGATCTCCAACAGATCGCGCCCGATGCCCACGCGGCTCGGGTCGAGCGGCCTGGCGTCGTCGATGCCTGGACCTACGCACCCTTCAAGGACGCCGTCGTGGCGACCGGTCGCAAAAGGCTGATAATGGCCGGCCTCACCAACGATGTGTGCACCGTCTATCCCGCCATCAGCGCGATCGAGGACGGCTACGAGGTTCAAGTCGTGGTCGATGCGGGCGGCTCGCCCACGCAGGAGGCCGACGACATCGCGGTCGCCCGCATGCGTCAAGCCGGCGTCACCATCACCTCGACCAACCAAGTGATGGCCGAACTCGCCACCGACTGGGCCAGTCCCACAGGACAGGCGATCCAGGGCATCATGTACGAGGAAATCCTGAAACCCCTCGTTGAGGGGTAG
- a CDS encoding SDR family NAD(P)-dependent oxidoreductase yields MGERGGPFAGAVVLITGAAGGFGQAMAKRFASESARLVLADRNETLLAECTADLDCETVLLAGDIVDEETSARLVAAALDRFGAIDVAINNAGIATAFKSLHETTAAEAERLIAVNLMGVIHGMRHQLPPMRQRFADTGQPSAIVNIASIAGVIGANGLAVYAAAKHGVVGLTKSAALENARHGVRVNAICPTFSPTAMVTETITKGGPEVDLLAKGIPMRRLASVEDVVESVLYAASPASSFITGQTLNVDGGITAG; encoded by the coding sequence ATGGGTGAGCGGGGCGGACCGTTCGCAGGCGCTGTCGTCCTCATCACCGGAGCGGCCGGGGGTTTCGGGCAGGCGATGGCGAAAAGGTTCGCATCCGAAAGCGCGCGACTCGTTCTCGCCGATCGCAACGAGACGCTGCTTGCCGAGTGCACGGCAGATCTCGATTGCGAAACGGTGCTGCTCGCCGGCGACATCGTTGATGAAGAGACATCGGCGCGTCTCGTCGCTGCCGCGCTCGACCGGTTCGGCGCGATCGATGTCGCCATCAACAATGCCGGGATCGCGACCGCCTTCAAGTCGCTGCACGAGACCACGGCAGCTGAGGCGGAGCGGCTGATCGCCGTCAATCTCATGGGTGTGATCCACGGCATGCGGCATCAGTTGCCGCCAATGCGCCAGCGCTTCGCCGACACCGGTCAACCGTCCGCCATCGTCAACATCGCCTCCATTGCCGGCGTCATCGGCGCCAATGGGCTCGCGGTCTATGCGGCGGCGAAACACGGCGTCGTCGGGCTGACGAAATCGGCCGCGCTCGAAAATGCCCGCCATGGCGTGCGCGTCAACGCGATCTGCCCGACATTTTCCCCGACCGCGATGGTGACCGAGACCATCACGAAAGGCGGCCCGGAAGTTGATCTGCTGGCCAAGGGCATCCCGATGCGGCGGCTGGCCAGCGTCGAGGACGTCGTCGAATCCGTGCTCTATGCCGCGTCGCCCGCGTCGAGTTTCATCACGGGTCAAACATTGAATGTCGACGGCGGCATCACCGCTGGCTAG
- the modA gene encoding molybdate ABC transporter substrate-binding protein, translating to MFDQTYRANSAMLKLRATLRASTFAALAFAAGISAQPAHAAEATLAVAANFAEVAEVLAEAFEVETDHTLRISAGSTGQLFAQIINGAPFDVFLSADQRTVEQLEAEGGTVEGTRFTYAIGKLTLWSADEALIVDDGAAFLEANAFRALAIANPDVAPYGLAARQTLEALELWETLEPKIVRGENIGQTHAMVATGNAEAGFVALSYVLSPSNEQPGSRWDVPQDFYESIRQDAVLTTRGGDKEAATAFIEYLASAPAKAIIEDYGYATE from the coding sequence ATGTTTGACCAGACCTATCGGGCGAATTCGGCCATGCTGAAATTGCGTGCAACGCTCCGCGCGTCTACCTTCGCCGCGCTCGCATTCGCTGCAGGGATCAGCGCTCAGCCCGCGCACGCGGCGGAAGCGACACTTGCCGTGGCCGCGAACTTTGCCGAGGTTGCCGAGGTTCTCGCCGAGGCATTCGAGGTTGAAACCGATCACACGCTGAGGATCTCGGCAGGTTCGACCGGTCAGCTTTTTGCGCAGATCATCAATGGTGCGCCCTTCGACGTGTTTCTCTCCGCCGACCAGCGCACCGTGGAGCAACTGGAAGCCGAGGGCGGTACGGTCGAAGGAACGCGCTTCACCTATGCGATAGGCAAGCTGACATTGTGGAGCGCAGACGAGGCATTGATCGTGGACGACGGCGCAGCGTTTCTCGAAGCCAACGCATTCCGCGCACTCGCGATCGCCAATCCCGACGTGGCTCCCTATGGGCTTGCCGCGCGCCAGACGCTGGAAGCGCTAGAGCTATGGGAGACGCTTGAGCCCAAAATCGTGCGCGGCGAAAACATCGGCCAGACCCATGCCATGGTGGCGACCGGCAATGCAGAAGCCGGCTTTGTCGCGCTTTCCTATGTGTTGAGCCCGTCGAACGAGCAGCCCGGCAGCCGCTGGGATGTGCCGCAGGACTTTTACGAGTCGATCCGTCAGGATGCTGTTTTGACAACTCGGGGTGGCGACAAGGAGGCCGCGACAGCGTTCATCGAATACCTTGCCAGCGCGCCGGCAAAAGCCATTATCGAAGACTATGGCTACGCCACAGAATAG
- a CDS encoding phosphotransferase: MPDIDALEALLAGEIEGFGRISELRKFDTGQSNPTYLIVTADRRFVLRAKPPGQLLKSAHQVDREFRVMRALAGTDVPVPQVHYLSPEESVIGRMFFVMEHLDGRILWDPALPELPGSERQAIYDAMVEALAALHDVDIEAAGLSDFGRPGNYFERQLKRWSEQYRASVIDPIPDMDALIDWLSENLPEDDGQVSLVHGDFRMDNMIFAKDSATILGVLDWELSTLGHPYADLSYQCMQLRLPHDSTFKGLGGLDRAALGIPSEEDYVATYCRLRGIDRIDNWRFYLAFAFFRLGAILQGVLKRAVDGNASNPERAREMGRAIPLIASEAMDVIRNG, translated from the coding sequence ATGCCGGACATCGATGCGCTGGAAGCGCTTCTGGCCGGTGAGATCGAGGGCTTCGGCCGCATCAGCGAATTGCGGAAGTTCGACACCGGTCAGTCCAATCCGACCTATCTGATCGTCACGGCGGATCGCCGCTTCGTGCTGCGCGCCAAGCCGCCCGGGCAGCTCTTGAAATCCGCGCATCAGGTCGATCGTGAGTTCCGCGTCATGCGCGCGCTTGCGGGAACGGATGTGCCGGTTCCGCAGGTCCACTATCTCTCGCCCGAGGAGTCCGTCATCGGCCGGATGTTCTTCGTCATGGAGCATCTGGACGGGCGCATCCTTTGGGATCCGGCACTGCCCGAGCTTCCCGGTTCCGAACGACAGGCAATCTACGACGCGATGGTGGAGGCACTGGCTGCGCTGCACGATGTCGACATCGAGGCTGCCGGGCTTTCCGATTTCGGGCGGCCCGGCAATTATTTCGAGCGCCAGCTGAAGCGCTGGAGCGAGCAGTACCGCGCAAGCGTCATCGATCCGATCCCCGACATGGATGCGCTGATCGATTGGTTGTCCGAAAACCTGCCGGAGGATGATGGGCAGGTGTCGCTGGTGCATGGCGACTTCCGCATGGATAACATGATCTTCGCCAAGGACAGCGCGACGATCCTGGGCGTTCTCGACTGGGAGCTGTCGACGCTCGGCCACCCCTACGCCGATCTCTCCTACCAGTGCATGCAGCTTCGGCTGCCGCATGACAGCACGTTCAAGGGACTGGGTGGGCTTGATCGCGCAGCACTCGGCATCCCCAGCGAAGAGGACTACGTCGCGACCTATTGCCGGCTGCGCGGCATCGATCGCATCGACAATTGGCGCTTCTATCTGGCCTTTGCCTTCTTCCGCCTCGGCGCGATCCTGCAGGGCGTGCTGAAGCGCGCCGTCGACGGCAATGCGTCGAATCCGGAACGCGCGCGCGAAATGGGCCGCGCGATCCCGCTGATCGCTTCTGAGGCGATGGACGTGATCCGCAATGGGTGA
- the modB gene encoding molybdate ABC transporter permease subunit — translation MQLAAVTTLVLLILGTPLAWWLAHTRARLKPVVEALTALPLVLPPTVIGFYLLVLMSPRAPLGAFWVSLTDTTLTFSFIGLVIASVFYSLPFMVQPLQAAFESVGKAPLEAAATLRAGPFDRFFFVAAPLAARGFLTAIVLTFAHTVGEFGVVLMVGGNIPGETRVISIAIYENVETLRYAEAHVLSAIMLVFSFVVLMTVYTLNRRFPLKTV, via the coding sequence ATGCAGTTGGCGGCAGTGACGACGCTCGTGCTGCTCATCCTCGGCACGCCGCTCGCCTGGTGGCTTGCGCATACGCGCGCCCGCCTCAAGCCGGTGGTCGAAGCTCTGACGGCATTGCCGCTCGTGCTGCCGCCCACCGTAATCGGCTTCTATCTGCTGGTCCTGATGAGCCCACGCGCGCCGCTCGGCGCATTCTGGGTGAGCCTGACGGACACGACGCTGACCTTCTCGTTCATCGGGCTTGTGATTGCGTCCGTCTTCTATTCGCTGCCCTTTATGGTGCAGCCGCTTCAGGCCGCATTCGAGTCCGTGGGCAAGGCGCCGCTGGAAGCGGCCGCGACGTTGCGGGCAGGGCCGTTCGACCGCTTCTTCTTCGTAGCCGCGCCGCTTGCGGCCCGCGGGTTCCTGACGGCGATCGTGCTGACGTTCGCGCACACGGTCGGCGAATTCGGCGTCGTGCTCATGGTGGGCGGCAACATCCCCGGCGAGACGCGCGTCATCTCGATCGCGATCTACGAGAACGTGGAGACACTACGCTATGCGGAGGCGCATGTGCTGTCTGCCATCATGCTCGTCTTTTCCTTCGTGGTGTTGATGACGGTCTACACGCTCAACCGCCGCTTTCCGTTGAAGACGGTCTGA